GTCTGTACTTCCCACGGTTATATATAAGGTGAGGAATCAGTGATTTTATTTGAATACTAAGAGAGAGATTGATCCAAAAGACCGGGTAACCTGGGGAGTCTTTGTTATAATAGCAATGGAGCCCCATGGGTCCCTTAGTGCTCACAAACAGAAAATGatttatacagacacacacatacaggttGTTCTCAAAATAAAGTTGTATCCTTTTCCTTTTGGAGGACAAGCAGGAAAGAATTAGGCATAGAGTCAGGATCCCCACAGGGCTGCAGGGTCAACAAACACCGTAGCGGCTCACCGCCGCTCCCAGCATGTCCAGCCTCGTGATGTCAGACTGAACGCTTCTCACTGGGAGGAGTATGGCATGAAACTCACGggccctggagccagactgcccggGTTCACATGCGAACCCAGCTCTGCGATCAGGGTAAGTTACTCAGCATTTTCATGCCTCAGTTCACCCCTTTGTAGGACTGGGATAATATTGATGTCAACCTCTAGACATGTTGCGCAGATCAAATGGGTTGGTACTCGTAAACACTTAGAACCTCCCCTAGCAAATAGTATGAACTGTAACAAAGGCATCAAGCAGTACTATGTATAACGGTGTGCAATACACGAATGCTTCCACTCTCCAGTGAATTTGGGAAGCGTAACTATGGGAATCAACTGGACTGTAAACTGAAGAGAAAGACGGCGGATCTAAGCATGGGTGGTTTAGGACCGTGGAGGATATGTGCATGCCAGAGGGTCCTTTGCAAGAGATCGGGGAGGCATATCTAATCCTTGGTGGAGTGCAGGGCATCGCGGATTGTGTGGtggaaaatcaaaatcaaaaacaaaaccaacaggggcacctgggtggctcagtcgttaagcatcggccttcggctcagggcgtgatcctagagttctgggatcgagccccacctcagggtcctcggctgggagcctgcttcttcctctcccactccccctgcctgtgttccctttctctctggctgtctttctctgtcaaataaataaataaattttctttaaaaaaaaaaaaacacctcgtTCGGTCCTTTTCCTGTTGGCTGAGAACCTTTAATTTAGTTTGTGTCGCTTAGGACTCTTTGGGTTGCAAGTGGCAAAAATCCCAACTTGAAATGACATAAGCaaataatgacaacaacaaaaggcGGTGTTGCGTGGAACTGACAATCTGAGGGACAGTGCTAACCTCAGTGAAAGCTTAATTTGGGGGCCACGTGGGGTCAGCAAAACTGTTCCTCTCTTTCTACCTCTCTGGTCCACTTGGACTCTCTGTATTGTTTCCTTTCTATTGTCTTTTCCTCATGGTGCGATGGCGACAGCACATCTCTCCCACCCCATCCTATCCTCGTAGGTTCAAGTCCAGTAAGAAAAAACACATACAGCTTCAGTCTCACCAAGACTATCCTTGTACTTCTTCAGCCCTGACCAGGTCCCATGACCATCCCAAACCACTTGCGCTTCCAAGTGGAGGAAATGCTTTGGGTTGGCTGGAGTCACACACGCTGAGGGTAGAAGGGTGGGGTCAACACTCTCTGAATTACACGAACCCGAAGTGGGGAGGGGACGGCTCCCCAAGGGGATGTCGGGGTTCATTTTACTAGCTGTGCATCCTCCTCTTCTGTGGTCTACTCTGTTCTGCTCACCAGCTTTCTTCCAAACCCTGCTATTTTCTCTCGGGAACAGGACACAACAGATTCGGAGAGGAATATACCCAGAATCAGAAGTACGTGTTACTGGGGGTGAAGGGTGGTGAGGGGCATGGCCAGGGAGGAGGTACCATTTCAGCAGATGCTACAGCGAAGTCCAACCTGGCGGACCTACCGTGGGATCTGGAGACGGAGCAGCAGGTGAGCCAGGTCAGCAATTATCCCTTGGAGGTTAACATGAAGGTTATGGGTTTCATAGTAGGTAGTTGGAACATGGTAAAATAAGGCCCAGAAGTAGAAGAAATTTCTGTTATGCAGAAGTGAAGCACCCCAAGATGGTGAAGGGGGGATTGAAACTAATCACAGTTGCCATGACACAGCAATCTGAATGTGCATTGACTCTTGCTctcagatgtttttattttcttttggaaccTTCCTTGGAATGTCTAGCTTCCCTTCACAACTTCTGTCTTTTTACAGAAATGGAGCAGACTTTTCAAAAGTCTTTAGGCAGGACTTCTGGTTCCAGCTCTAACACGTGAGGAGTTTGGAAGTTGCAGCTCTCATTTCTGCAACAAGAAAAAGATcaaccaaaggaaaataaattacttttctaGGACCCGTGGGAGAGCTGAGGTTGCAGGTGAGTTGCCAGCCCCAGATCTGGACAGACAGGTGATTCCAGGAAGTTACAGCAGACTTTACCTAGAGCAGGAGCCACGGAACTGGAAATTGGTAAAAACACTTAAACAGTAAATATTATGAATTCCCACAGGCTGAATATGAACTATCATGCCAGTGAGAAATTCCTGGGGGCCAAGTGGGAGGGGGACATCCACATTTCATGGGTTTGACTTCCAGGAACCCTGGGCACTctggcagagggaggaaaagactAATCATTGTGAAATATGCCCAGAGAGTCCTCATAATAAAGGCCTACTCTCCAGAGGCAAACACTTACCAGAGCCTTATCCCATCCCAGGGAaaggttttctcctttctccccctgtAGGCCCCTCTGGCCTTCCTGTCTcatctaaggggaaaaaaaaaaaaataagaactactTGTGAAGGTCACAACCCAGGGACATAGGCCACTAAGAGACTGAGATGTAATAAGATTGTAGAAcgctttccctcccctcccatttaccagcacaccaatAAGGCTCCAGTCTAATACGGGGGGGTCTCAGCTGAAAGCCCTGAGGAGCATAACCTCCATCTAAGGAGGAAGCCCAAAGTCAACAAGGAGTAAAAGCAAGGCCACCAGAAGAATTTGAAGCCTCTGACACCCACGGTTTCAGCCAGTGTTAAACAGAGCAGCCTGTAGCCATATGAACATGAAATCTCCCACTAGACGCTGATTTACCCCAGGTCCTGTTATCCCATACATCCTCCGGCTTTCAAAAAATACTTAGAAGGCATGTTAAACAGCCAAGGACAAAACATGTCTCACTagacaaagcaagcatcagaaccagactcagatacgACACAGGCTTTGGAATGATTagacagggaatttaaaataactatgattaatgtGCTAATGGAGCTAATGGTAAAAGTAGACAGTATGCGAGAGCAGAAGGGTAGGTTAAGCAGGGAGATGGAAACTCttagaatcaaaaggaaattttaggagttttaaaaaaaacattgtgaAATGAAgaatgagggacacctgggtggctcagtgggttaagcgtctgcctttggctcaggccatgatcccaggatcctgggattgagtcccacatcgggccccttgctcagtggggagcctgcttctccctctgcctctgctcaccgctccccctgcttgtgcttgtgcacgtgctctctctctctgacaaataaataaataaaatcttaccaaaaaaaaaaaaaaaaaagaatgaaatgaagaatGACTTTAATGGGCTCATCAGCAGACTGGGCACACCCCAAAAAAGAACCAGTGAGCTTGAAGATAGGTCAATAGATACTTCCCAAACTAAAGTGCGAAAAAATGTCATCAGTCAGTTAAGGACTTGTAAGTTTTACCCAGCTTCGTCTCTGTGAAGTATTGCTGTTAATCCCATTGATGACTAAGCCCTCTGACAATACGTGACCGCCTTTGCAGGATGGCTAGTCTTGCAGAAGTTTAGGCCACTGCTTGAGCTCTGCTCAGCCCCCCACAgtagcacacacacaccctctcatCTGCACATTCTGGGCAATGACTCCCCCAGTGTTTTGGATGGTCTATGCCTCAATTAATAATAGGGGGCTCAACAGCATTTAGGGGACAAGGCCAGCAGTAGGGGGAGCATTGAGAAGGTCTGTGTGACATCATGCTGTGTTCCACAGACAGattccagtcaagaaatggcaagtgttggggtgcctgggtggctcagtcattaggcgtctgccttcagctcagggcgtgatcccagagttctgggatcgagccccgcatcaggctcctccactgggagcctgcttcttcctctcccgctccccctgcttgtgctccctctctcgctgcctgtctctctctctgtcaaataaataaataaaaatcttaaaaaaaaaaaaaaatggcaagtgAGTGTGTGAAGAATTGATAGAGGGACAGATTGTCAAGGCAGGGCCAGATGCCCAATTACATGCAAGGTGACTCCAAGTTGTCCAAAATGGGGCACAAATACCAGGTCAACCAACAGTGGTGACTTCCAGTTAAGTTCCTCCCATCGTAATATCCTGAAGTGCCTCAGAAGCTTTGTTCCTGACTCAAGGCCTTGGCAGAGCCCAAAGGTCAGAGTGGACCTGAGTCTGTTAGGTGGGCCTAAGTGCTACTGTCAATAGAAGAGGGATTCAGGAGCCAGGCAAGGCCGGCCAGCTGCTCACGCCCTCCTGTGCCTGAGCTCCAGGCGCTGACTCGCACGCATTCTGCCTTGCCTTATGACTAACTTTCTTCATCCGTGTAGAGACTCCCAAGCTTGGCCGAAACCAATGGATGTGACAGAACTTCCACTTTTGATTTTCCTGGGTTTTTTCCATCCTGGCACACTCCCCACTGTCCCCTCCCAGCATAAGTGCCTGGGATGCTTACTTCTTTGTGACAACCTGGCCACGCTGTAGTTTAGTTGTTGCTGTGAAGacttttttagatgtgattaatatTTACAATCCGTAGATTTTGAATAAAGGAGATAACCCTCCGGAATGTGAGTGAGCCTCTTCTAATCAGTGGAAGGCCTTCAGTGCAAAGACTGAGGTCTTCAGAAGCAGCAATTCTGCCTCCAGCCTGCAACGTAAAAACCCTACCTGACTTTCTCACCTGCCAACCTGCCCTACGGATTTTAGACTTACCAACCCCCACAATTGCCAACTCCGTAATCTCTCTCTGAGATAGATGACAGACAGATTGATATACATATAAtcttcttcattctctttgcctatatacatatgtatatatacacatcttcttggtcctgtttctctggagaactctaactGATACAGTGTCTCTACAGAGACAGGAAAGAGTTCATCTTTTTGCAATGAACGCAAACCCACAGTTTTGGCCCAAAGGGAATCTTTTCAGTGAAAATCATGCTATCCATTTCTCTGACAATggtattaacaaaaatatatattctttgctgcttctcaTTAATTCTCTGCTTCACAGAGGTGCAACAGGATGTAGTCTCCTGGCACGCTGACATCAAAATTaactctcatttttaaagaagtcattATAACCCTAGCCAACCATTTTTAACTGCAGACCCATGAGGGCTCCTACGTCTCCAACGGCTTGGAGAGGCACCTGCAGGAATGGTGAACTGCCTGTGACCACCAGTGAACCAGCACCAGTCCCAAACCGCCACATCACACTTGCTCTCCAGCTTCTGGAGCCAAACTGATGAAGCTGAAACTTCCATTTTTGactctgctttctgttttgttttgaaaaataaagaaaaatataggatACTACCATCTGAGCGTCTCAGGAACATGCTGGCGAATAATAAAAGTGCCTTCTCTCAAATTACCTCTCCGGAAGAAAGACTTCCCCCTGGGTGCACTCTCCTATGACATGTCAGGCTCCATATTGActgatgtcagctgtgggtggCTTTCATAGCGCAGCATGAggcagtattttattttaccttgtaACAGTTTCCCTCACTGGAAAATGAGACTGTCTTTGTGGTTGCTATTGTCGTTGTTTTAAAGTAAACTGCCCTGCTCATTTAAGAACTTCTCCATGGGGTGGCCCCTACGTAGCAGATACCGGACATCACACATTGAAGACTAACACAACCTACCCAGTGACAATAGAACATAAATGTGTCTACAATAAATTTTAACACTTTATCTTTTAGCTGATAGACTCATACTTTATTTTGACAAgtgaaagatagaaaaatatcatAAAGTGAATATAGCAGTTGCTGTTTTTGCAACAGGGTTTGGGATGTGCAGTGTGACTTGAAAGAGCTCGCTTAACGGGATGGTCTCACTTCTGTCTGGGCTTCAGTTAATACCGAATTACTGTTCAGCCTTTGCATTTGCTTGAAAGAATATTGGACACAGTAAAACTGGCTTTTCAAAAGGTTATGGCATTCAGTAATAAATATTAGGAAGCAATGAACCCAAACAACCTTTCAAATAGTTCTATAATTAATAAAAGCCAACTTAAACTTCAGGCTTAAAGCTAAGAACTCATATATTCAAAATAGCTTTAACATTTTCTACCAATATAGAATAGAATAATagagtacttatttttttaaagtgaagaaaaatgagaGTAAACATGATATTTCAGATTTACTATAAATGGTAAACATCAATccagtatatatatgtatatatagctgtatatatacatatatatgtatatgtgtgtgtgtatatatatgtgtatatatacggctatatatacatatatatgtgtatatattatttcagtaatatactcttgctcagccataaaaactgTAGCTCTAGCTATCACTGATGGATCTGGGTATGTCCCCTTTGAGCTTATTAATAGTGCGGTCATCCTGTCTACAGTCCGTCTTTGGAGGGGGTGGGCTGAGGAATTCTAAGTACATGCAGATATTTGGTTTTGCttataaagacataaaattcATGTGCCAGGAGTCTGCAGCCAAAACCGCTGCTTTCCTTCCTTAAGCACCTTCGCGATCGTTTGTCCCTGTGACACCTCAGGTAAACTCACGCTAAATAATTCACACCGGTGCTCATGCTGTTGCTGTCAGTCCGTTTCAGCTTCCTGCtttgcttcccttccctgctcttcaaagaataaaattgtGCGGCCCCTCATTAAAATATGGTATCTCTAACATACAAAATaagtgtatgtacacatatacatacatgcatttcCTTTTCAAGGACTGGGTAACTCCTCATTTTCTATCAAATAATCTTTCTTCATATACTTGGTTCCCCTAACTAACCTCCACACTTCGAGGTAAGCATCCTTCAACGACCTCTTGCTCACTTCCTCGGGGCCGTCCATGTTCTGCGAACTCCTAGCCCCCAACCGGCCTCCTCTGGGGCTGCCCCTTGCCTCCGGCCCACTCTTCCGCGTGGGGCCACCTGCTGCCTTGCCACCTTCTGACCCGCCATCTCCATCCTCCGCGGGCAGCTCCTCCATGACGAATGGCAGCTGACCTCCACTCTGCTGTGCCTCCTCTTCCCGGGCCTGCGTCTCCAGGTCCTCGTAATTGCTTTGCTTTCTGGTCTCCCAGAATTTGGCCACACAGTAAATGACGGAGCCCAGGGTGTTCACCACCACACCGGCAATGAACAGAGAGGTGGGCTCCACGTCGCTGAAGGCCACCATGCCCACCGTGATGGTGGCGATGCTCTTCACCACGCCCACGAAGCTGGTGGTCACCGCCGAGTTGATGTAGGTGCAGTGCAGCGTGGTGAAGTTCATGGCGCAGCCGATCAAGATGCAGGCCACGAAGATGCAGACCATGGCCGGGTCCTTCCAGCCAGGGAAGGTCCAGGCGTGGATAGAGTCGGTGCTGGCGAAGGAGCAGACGACCAGCAGCGGGGTGGCGGACACTGCGATGACGTACTGCGCGGTGAGCGGCCCGTGCTCCGTGTCGGCGCTGGCCTTCTGGATGAGCACCAGGTAGGCGGCGTGCACCAGCACTGCCAGCACGCCCGTTACGTACCCGATGGGGTCGCCGGTCAGGTCGCCGGCTCCTGGAGCGCGCCAGGAGAACCGCGGAGCCggggcaggaaggaaaaagagaagacaccGGGTTGGCGAGGGTGGGTATTCACTGGGGCAATGCGTGGGGTTGGTGAGTAGACAGGGCTCGcgccccagctctgcccaccGGTATAAAACGCAAGAGCCAAGTTCAGCCAATGCCCAGTTCGAGGCATAATCGGAGGCGCCTTCCCTGCTATACCCCCAGGGCACCCTGGCTAGTTCTGTCCAGGACAAAGGCCCGGGAGAGCGCAGATGCCCTCGGAGTAGGCACGGAGGTCAGCCAGGCTCGTGGTACCCTTGCCCTCTCCGTGGGGCTCCGGAAGGAAGAGGGATCCCCAGCTAGTGTCCTTTAACCCCGGGCGGGCTGGGAGCCGAGCGAACGCCTGTGTCTCTCGACCCTTTCCCGGTTCCCGCCGGCTCCTTTCGGGCTCAGACCTTCAAGCTCGGTCCTCAGGTGGCGCTCAATCCCGTGCCCTTCGCCTCCCTCCCTCAGCACCTCGCGCGGTGCCAGAGACCCCAAACTAGCCTCCGCGGTTTCCAttgtcccccgccccccaccactccAGCCCCGCGTGACCCAGGGAAGTTCACGGCCCCCCTCCTTCCGATTCAGCCTGGGGGCTCCAGTTCCCAGGCTCAGGCGgcttccccacccctcctggagggaggaaggaagggaggcagggcggagggggggggaagggaaggcgGAGGGGGAGATACCGGGTTAGGCAGGGGCGGGGGTCGGAAGCCAGGACTAGGGAGAGGGGTGCGCGCTGAAGGAGGAGGTCTGAGCTCTAGGAAAGGCTCGGCTTGGTCTCAGAAGTCCCGTTTGAGAGCGGAGTACCCACATTcaagcctctctctgcctcagtctccccatctggaAGTGAGAGCCTTGCACTAAGTGATCCCCGCACTCTCTGTCCAGTGGGGTAGGGTGGGCCGGGGGTGGGCGCGGGTCCCGCTCACCTGCCAGGGCGGCGCCGCAGGTGGTGATGAGCACGGCCGCGAGCACCCCGGGCGAGGGCGCGCCGTTCTTGAGCACCAGAACACCGATGAGCATGGTGACCAGGGGCAGGCAGCGCTTGAAGACCACGTACATGGGCAGGCTGAGGCCGCGCAGGGACCACAGCGTGAGGCTGGACTGCAGCGTGGAGAGCACTGCGACCCCCGCGAAGGAGCGCGCCAGGCTCAGGCCGAAGGGAGGCACAGCGATGAGCCCCAGGCGCCGCAGCAGCTCGAGGCTCAGCGCCGCCGTGGAGCTGGTCAGGCACTGCACCAGGGTCAGGAAGGAGAACTGGTAGCGGCTGATGAGGAACTTGAGCAGGATGTTGAGGGAGCCCGAGAAGACCCCATGCGCGATAGCCACCGAGATACCCAGCACGCGGCCCCGGCACAGCTGCCGCATCGCGCCTGCCGCGCCCGCTCGCGGTGGTGGCGGAGCTCCGGGACCTGCGGAAGGAGAGCGGGGAAGAGAGCCGTGAGCAGCGGAGCGAGGGCGGCGGGGGTGCCCGCCCAAGGCCGCGGCGAAGGGCAGGGGGCGCCGGCTCGCTGCAGAGGGCAGCTCCAGCCAGGCGTCCTCGCGGCTCCGCCGCTCCGCGTCCGACTGCCCCGCAGCTCCCAGGAGGCAGTGACGAGGGCGGGGGACTCCGAaaagtggcaggggtggggggctggtctGAGAGGAGTGGCGGGAAACCTAGCGACAGCGTTTTGTAAGTGTGTGACGAGCTGCGATGGGTTGTGTCCCGCGCGGTTTCCCAGCCAGGGCGGACGCTCTGCGCCTGGAAGCCCGGGCAGCTGCAGCTAGCGGGACCCGACTCGCACCTCTCGGGCACCCCAGCGCCCATCCGGGCGGGCTCTCCGGGCGCCGCCCCCTCTCCTCCGGCAATGCCAGCTGCTCCCGCTGGCCTCTTCTTTCCAGCAGCGAGCCCAGGAGCGCGGGTTGGGGGATCCCGGGCACAGCTAAAGATTGTAGAAACGACAGCGCTCCAGGGGCGAGGTGATTAGCCGCAACAAGTGACAGCACCCTCAGCCCCaaccctgcccttcccttccctctccgaGCTTCGGCGGCTTTTCTATCCGCCGTCCCTACAAGCG
The DNA window shown above is from Ursus arctos isolate Adak ecotype North America unplaced genomic scaffold, UrsArc2.0 scaffold_13, whole genome shotgun sequence and carries:
- the SLC35D3 gene encoding solute carrier family 35 member D3, with protein sequence MRQLCRGRVLGISVAIAHGVFSGSLNILLKFLISRYQFSFLTLVQCLTSSTAALSLELLRRLGLIAVPPFGLSLARSFAGVAVLSTLQSSLTLWSLRGLSLPMYVVFKRCLPLVTMLIGVLVLKNGAPSPGVLAAVLITTCGAALAGAGDLTGDPIGYVTGVLAVLVHAAYLVLIQKASADTEHGPLTAQYVIAVSATPLLVVCSFASTDSIHAWTFPGWKDPAMVCIFVACILIGCAMNFTTLHCTYINSAVTTSFVGVVKSIATITVGMVAFSDVEPTSLFIAGVVVNTLGSVIYCVAKFWETRKQSNYEDLETQAREEEAQQSGGQLPFVMEELPAEDGDGGSEGGKAAGGPTRKSGPEARGSPRGGRLGARSSQNMDGPEEVSKRSLKDAYLEVWRLVRGTKYMKKDYLIENEELPSP